In Rosa chinensis cultivar Old Blush chromosome 1, RchiOBHm-V2, whole genome shotgun sequence, a genomic segment contains:
- the LOC112182261 gene encoding TMV resistance protein N isoform X2 → MSAACWGAFYRDPWHAGHREMSKKNGLVSLQEKLLSRTLMAKIENIEDEYTGAAMIERRLCRKKVLVVIDDVDKLTHLEKLAGSRNWFGPGSRIIITTTDVQLLKAHDVDSTYKVNGLNCDEALQLLSLKAFKKCPPPEDYLHLCYDIIGYAKGLPLALVVLGSFLFGRSADEWASAIDRLKNTPNEDIIDVLRISFDGLPKKEKEIFLHIACFYKGKDKDRVTQILDYCQLNPVIGLSVLADRSLITISNNELSMHDLLQELGWEIVREQSPTDPGKRSRLWSPEDINNVLKRNKGTDSIQGMVMELTELQVAHWKPEAFSNLSQLSLLQIRNVDLPEGLTCLSNSLRLLEWTGYPLRSLPQNFEADELIELNLCHSNIKRLWKGTKNFDKLKFIKLCHSQNIVETPDLTGVQNLESLDLEGCENLVRVHQSLGFLKKLIVLNLKDCKSLVSLPSRIEIESLETLILSNCSKVKKIPEFVGNMERLLVLCLDETAIEELPVSIERLTGLVSLNLSNCRNLVRLPSAINKLKSVENLNLSGCLKLGKHQVNVGEMDCFEETDVSSGSAIEMLSTHDRRKYVRGSIFHGCKVVWRSLKKFLPSGLVQKVNTEPKSFHLPISQRVNTEPMSFRLPISSLGNLTYLNLSNCNLGEGAFANEFGYFPSLVTLNLSGNNFVRLPSGIGLLSKLENFNLENCKRLQELSDIPSNSILDLRADGCTSLKYLFDASNLNRLSKSYFNFINCFNLNGNQGCNNIAFEMLKTFMYQGISNNRETFQMVIPGSNIPEWFSHRSVGCSLSVSLPAHWNESRLLGFALCAVFVLHEHHRVDELYIDEFKTFNATHHLVCCLKLDGRELEVYGRQPAFRFSEEFCQVESDHLWLFYVSRDKYFGTEWWHNSCSQVEFLFETRGPGLKVKECGVRLIYGQDVQELNQTTTQSSSGMFPYEDILIGFDIPVAGETSGTGSRTCTLEEL, encoded by the exons ATGTCCGCAGCTTGTTGGGGTGCGTTTTATAGGGATCCATGGCATGCGGGGCATAG AGAAATGTCTAAAAAAAATGGCCTAGTTTCTCTTCAAGAAAAACTTCTTTCCAGAACCCTGATggcaaaaattgaaaatatagaGGATGAATATACAGGAGCTGCTATGATAGAAAGGCGGTTGTGTAGAAAAAAGGTGCTTGTTGTTATTGATGATGTGGATAAGTTGACACATTTAGAGAAGTTGGCTGGAAGTCGCAACTGGTTTGGTCCAGGGAGTAGAATCATCATAACCACCACAGATGTTCAGTTGTTAAAGGCACATGATGTTGATTCTACATACAAGGTTAACGGGTTAAACTGTGATGAAGCACTtcaacttttgagtttgaaggcTTTTAAGAAATGTCCCCCACCAGAAGATTATTTGCATCTGTGCTACGATATTATAGGGTATGCTAAGGGGCTTCCGTTGGCTCTCGTGGTTTTAGGTTCTTTTCTATTTGGTAGAAGCGCTGATGAATGGGCAAGTGCAATAGATAGGCTAAAGAACACACCAAATGAAGACATTATTGACGTGCTTCGGATTAGTTTTGATGGACTGcctaaaaaagagaaagaaatattccTACATATTGCTTGCTTTTACAAGGGGAAGGATAAGGATCGTGTGACACAAATACTAGACTATTGCCAGCTAAACCCTGTCATTGGTTTGAGTGTTCTTGCTGATAGATCTCTCATAACCATCTCCAACAACGAACTGTCGATGCATGATTTGCTACAAGAATTGGGCTGGGAAATTGTTCGTGAACAGTCTCCTACAGATCCAGGCAAACGTAGTAGATTATGGTCTCCTGAAGACATCAACAATGTGCTGAAGAGAAATAAG GGAACAGATTCAATCCAAGGCATGGTAATGGAGTTGACTGAATTACAAGTGGCTCATTGGAAGCCAGAAGCCTTTTCAAATTTGTCTCAACTTAGTCTTCTCCAGATTCGTAATGTGGACCTTCCGGAAGGCCTCACTTGTCTTTCTAATTCCTTGAGACTCCTTGAATGGACTGGGTATCCCTTAAGATCTCTCCCACAAAATTTTGAAGCAGATGAACTAATTGAACTTAACTTGTGCCACAGCAACATTAAACGGCTTTGGAAGGGAACAAAG AATTTCGACAAGTTGAAGTTCATCAAACTCTGCCATTCTCAAAACATTGTGGAGACCCCAGACCTCACAGGCGTTCAGAATCTTGAGAGTTTAGACCTTGAAGGATGTGAGAATTTGGTGAGAGTCCATCAATCCCTTGGATTTCTCAAAAAGCTTATTGTCCTGAATCTTAAAGACTGCAAAAGTCTCGTGAGTCTGCCaagtagaattgaaattgaatctcTTGAAACTTTAATTCTTTCTAACTGCTCAAAAGTTAAGAAGATTCCCGAGTTTGTTGGAAATATGGAACGTTTGTTGGTGCTTTGTCTTGATGAGACTGCTATTGAGGAACTGCCTGTTTCAATTGAACGGCTGACTGGCCTTGTGTCATTGAATCTAAGCAACTGCAGAAATCTTGTTCGTCTTCCAAGCGCCATCAATAAGTTGAAGTCTGTTGAAAATCTTAATCTTTCTGGATGCTTGAAACTCGGCAAACATCAGGTAAATGTGGGGGAGATGGACTGTTTTGAGGAAACTGATGTGAGTAGTGGGTCTGCAATAGAAATGTTATCTACCCATGATCGCAGAAAATATGTGAGAGGTTCAATCTTTCATGGATGCAAAGTAGTTTGGCGATCTTTAAAAAAGTTCTTGCCTTCTGGATTGGTGCAAAAAGTGAATACAGAGCCAAAGAGTTTCCACTTGCCTATATCACAAAGAGTGAATACAGAGCCAATGAGTTTCCGCTTGCCTATATCTAGTCTGGGCAATTTAACTTATCTGAACCTGAGTAATTGCAATCTTGGTGAAGGAGCATTTGCCAACGAATTTGGTTACTTTCCCTCTTTGGTGACCTTGAATCTAAGTGGAAACAATTTTGTTCGTCTTCCTTCAGGCATTGGATTGCTTTCTAAGCTTGAGAACTTTAACTTGGAGAATTGCAAGAGACTTCAAGAGTTGTCAGACATTCCATCAAATAGTATACTAGATTTAAGGGCAGATGGTTGTACTTCACTGAAATACTTGTTTGATGCATCAAATTTGAACAGATTAAGCAaatcatatttcaatttcatcaattgcttcaatctaaatggcaatcaaggatgcaatAACATAGCATTCGAAATGCTGAAGACATTCATGTATCAG GGAATCTCTAATAACAGGGAAACTTTTCAAATGGTAATTCCTGGAAGTAATATTCCTGAGTGGTTCAGCCATCGGAGTGTTGGGTGTTCCTTAAGTGTATCTCTACCTGCACATTGGAATGAAAGTCGGTTATTGGGATTTGCTTTGTGTGCTGTTTTTGTACTCCATGAGCACCATCGGGTGGATGAGCTCTATATAGATGAATTCAAGACTTTTAATGCAACACATCATCTTGTATGTTGCCTGAAGCTCGATGGAAGAGAATTGGAAGTGTATGGCAGACAGCCTGCATTTCGATTTAGTGAAGAATTTTGCCAGGTTGAGTCAGATCACCTGTGGCTATTCTATGTATCTCGTGATAAATACTTTGGTACAGAGTGGTGGCATAACAGTTGTAGTCAGGTTGAGTTCTTGTTCGAAACCAGAGGGCCGGGTCTGAAGGTGAAGGAGTGTGGAGTCCGTCTTATATATGGGCAAGATGTGCAAGAGTTGAACCAAACAACCACTCAATCAAGCAGTGGGATGTTTCCTTATGAGGATATATTGATTGGTTTTGACATTCCAGTTGCAGGAGAAACCAGTGGCACTGGTAGCAGAACTTGCACGCTTGAAGAATTGTAG
- the LOC112182261 gene encoding TMV resistance protein N isoform X1 — MASTSSRRQWKYDVFLSFRGEDTRKGFTEYLYSELIQKGILTFRDDSELEKGKSIRPELLAAIEDSRCAIVILSRRYASSSWCLDELVKIIQCMKEMGQQVFPVFYAVDPSDVRHQRGSFELIKWEHQVDVEVREHEEVYGKNEDRLYAWRAALAEVANLSGWVLKNFRYEVKIIQEIVNHILKKSVYTSSSVDKSFIGMDSRVGDLLSNYICPQLVGVRFIGIHGMRGIGKTTLARAIHDQICQDFDRTCFLSNVREMSKKNGLVSLQEKLLSRTLMAKIENIEDEYTGAAMIERRLCRKKVLVVIDDVDKLTHLEKLAGSRNWFGPGSRIIITTTDVQLLKAHDVDSTYKVNGLNCDEALQLLSLKAFKKCPPPEDYLHLCYDIIGYAKGLPLALVVLGSFLFGRSADEWASAIDRLKNTPNEDIIDVLRISFDGLPKKEKEIFLHIACFYKGKDKDRVTQILDYCQLNPVIGLSVLADRSLITISNNELSMHDLLQELGWEIVREQSPTDPGKRSRLWSPEDINNVLKRNKGTDSIQGMVMELTELQVAHWKPEAFSNLSQLSLLQIRNVDLPEGLTCLSNSLRLLEWTGYPLRSLPQNFEADELIELNLCHSNIKRLWKGTKNFDKLKFIKLCHSQNIVETPDLTGVQNLESLDLEGCENLVRVHQSLGFLKKLIVLNLKDCKSLVSLPSRIEIESLETLILSNCSKVKKIPEFVGNMERLLVLCLDETAIEELPVSIERLTGLVSLNLSNCRNLVRLPSAINKLKSVENLNLSGCLKLGKHQVNVGEMDCFEETDVSSGSAIEMLSTHDRRKYVRGSIFHGCKVVWRSLKKFLPSGLVQKVNTEPKSFHLPISQRVNTEPMSFRLPISSLGNLTYLNLSNCNLGEGAFANEFGYFPSLVTLNLSGNNFVRLPSGIGLLSKLENFNLENCKRLQELSDIPSNSILDLRADGCTSLKYLFDASNLNRLSKSYFNFINCFNLNGNQGCNNIAFEMLKTFMYQGISNNRETFQMVIPGSNIPEWFSHRSVGCSLSVSLPAHWNESRLLGFALCAVFVLHEHHRVDELYIDEFKTFNATHHLVCCLKLDGRELEVYGRQPAFRFSEEFCQVESDHLWLFYVSRDKYFGTEWWHNSCSQVEFLFETRGPGLKVKECGVRLIYGQDVQELNQTTTQSSSGMFPYEDILIGFDIPVAGETSGTGSRTCTLEEL; from the exons ATGGCGTCAACCTCTTCTCGTCGTCAATGGAAATACGATGTGTTTCTAAGTTTCAGGGGGGAAGATACGCGCAAGGGTTTTACCGAGTATCTGTATTCTGAACTAATTCAGAAAGGAATTCTCACCTTTCGGGATGACTCAGAGCTTGAGAAAGGAAAATCCATTAGACCTGAACTTTTAGCTGCAATTGAGGACTCTAGATGTGCGATTGTCATTCTCTCACGGAGATATGCTTCTTCGtcatggtgcttggatgaactcgTCAAGATTATTCAATGCATGAAAGAGATGGGCCAACAAGTATTCCCCGTCTTCTACGCCGTGGATCCTTCTGATGTGCGGCACCAAAGGGGAAGTTTTGAGCTCATCAAATGGGAACACCAAGTAGATGTGGAAGTAAGGGAACATGAAGAAGTTTATGGGAAGAATGAGGACAGACTATATGCGTGGAGAGCTGCTCTGGCAGAGGTGGCCAATCTTTCTGGCTGGGTTTTAAAAAATTTTCG ATATGAAGTAAAAATAATTCAGGAAATTGTTAATCATATACTAAAGAAGTCGGTGTATACATCTTCAAGTGTTGACAAGAGCTTCATAGGAATGGATTCCCGAGTTGGTGATTTATTAAGCAATTACATATGTCCGCAGCTTGTTGGGGTGCGTTTTATAGGGATCCATGGCATGCGGGGCATAGGTAAGACAACACTTGCTCGAGCTATCCATGATCAAATTTGTCAGGATTTTGACCGAACCTGCTTTCTTTCCAATGTTAGAGAAATGTCTAAAAAAAATGGCCTAGTTTCTCTTCAAGAAAAACTTCTTTCCAGAACCCTGATggcaaaaattgaaaatatagaGGATGAATATACAGGAGCTGCTATGATAGAAAGGCGGTTGTGTAGAAAAAAGGTGCTTGTTGTTATTGATGATGTGGATAAGTTGACACATTTAGAGAAGTTGGCTGGAAGTCGCAACTGGTTTGGTCCAGGGAGTAGAATCATCATAACCACCACAGATGTTCAGTTGTTAAAGGCACATGATGTTGATTCTACATACAAGGTTAACGGGTTAAACTGTGATGAAGCACTtcaacttttgagtttgaaggcTTTTAAGAAATGTCCCCCACCAGAAGATTATTTGCATCTGTGCTACGATATTATAGGGTATGCTAAGGGGCTTCCGTTGGCTCTCGTGGTTTTAGGTTCTTTTCTATTTGGTAGAAGCGCTGATGAATGGGCAAGTGCAATAGATAGGCTAAAGAACACACCAAATGAAGACATTATTGACGTGCTTCGGATTAGTTTTGATGGACTGcctaaaaaagagaaagaaatattccTACATATTGCTTGCTTTTACAAGGGGAAGGATAAGGATCGTGTGACACAAATACTAGACTATTGCCAGCTAAACCCTGTCATTGGTTTGAGTGTTCTTGCTGATAGATCTCTCATAACCATCTCCAACAACGAACTGTCGATGCATGATTTGCTACAAGAATTGGGCTGGGAAATTGTTCGTGAACAGTCTCCTACAGATCCAGGCAAACGTAGTAGATTATGGTCTCCTGAAGACATCAACAATGTGCTGAAGAGAAATAAG GGAACAGATTCAATCCAAGGCATGGTAATGGAGTTGACTGAATTACAAGTGGCTCATTGGAAGCCAGAAGCCTTTTCAAATTTGTCTCAACTTAGTCTTCTCCAGATTCGTAATGTGGACCTTCCGGAAGGCCTCACTTGTCTTTCTAATTCCTTGAGACTCCTTGAATGGACTGGGTATCCCTTAAGATCTCTCCCACAAAATTTTGAAGCAGATGAACTAATTGAACTTAACTTGTGCCACAGCAACATTAAACGGCTTTGGAAGGGAACAAAG AATTTCGACAAGTTGAAGTTCATCAAACTCTGCCATTCTCAAAACATTGTGGAGACCCCAGACCTCACAGGCGTTCAGAATCTTGAGAGTTTAGACCTTGAAGGATGTGAGAATTTGGTGAGAGTCCATCAATCCCTTGGATTTCTCAAAAAGCTTATTGTCCTGAATCTTAAAGACTGCAAAAGTCTCGTGAGTCTGCCaagtagaattgaaattgaatctcTTGAAACTTTAATTCTTTCTAACTGCTCAAAAGTTAAGAAGATTCCCGAGTTTGTTGGAAATATGGAACGTTTGTTGGTGCTTTGTCTTGATGAGACTGCTATTGAGGAACTGCCTGTTTCAATTGAACGGCTGACTGGCCTTGTGTCATTGAATCTAAGCAACTGCAGAAATCTTGTTCGTCTTCCAAGCGCCATCAATAAGTTGAAGTCTGTTGAAAATCTTAATCTTTCTGGATGCTTGAAACTCGGCAAACATCAGGTAAATGTGGGGGAGATGGACTGTTTTGAGGAAACTGATGTGAGTAGTGGGTCTGCAATAGAAATGTTATCTACCCATGATCGCAGAAAATATGTGAGAGGTTCAATCTTTCATGGATGCAAAGTAGTTTGGCGATCTTTAAAAAAGTTCTTGCCTTCTGGATTGGTGCAAAAAGTGAATACAGAGCCAAAGAGTTTCCACTTGCCTATATCACAAAGAGTGAATACAGAGCCAATGAGTTTCCGCTTGCCTATATCTAGTCTGGGCAATTTAACTTATCTGAACCTGAGTAATTGCAATCTTGGTGAAGGAGCATTTGCCAACGAATTTGGTTACTTTCCCTCTTTGGTGACCTTGAATCTAAGTGGAAACAATTTTGTTCGTCTTCCTTCAGGCATTGGATTGCTTTCTAAGCTTGAGAACTTTAACTTGGAGAATTGCAAGAGACTTCAAGAGTTGTCAGACATTCCATCAAATAGTATACTAGATTTAAGGGCAGATGGTTGTACTTCACTGAAATACTTGTTTGATGCATCAAATTTGAACAGATTAAGCAaatcatatttcaatttcatcaattgcttcaatctaaatggcaatcaaggatgcaatAACATAGCATTCGAAATGCTGAAGACATTCATGTATCAG GGAATCTCTAATAACAGGGAAACTTTTCAAATGGTAATTCCTGGAAGTAATATTCCTGAGTGGTTCAGCCATCGGAGTGTTGGGTGTTCCTTAAGTGTATCTCTACCTGCACATTGGAATGAAAGTCGGTTATTGGGATTTGCTTTGTGTGCTGTTTTTGTACTCCATGAGCACCATCGGGTGGATGAGCTCTATATAGATGAATTCAAGACTTTTAATGCAACACATCATCTTGTATGTTGCCTGAAGCTCGATGGAAGAGAATTGGAAGTGTATGGCAGACAGCCTGCATTTCGATTTAGTGAAGAATTTTGCCAGGTTGAGTCAGATCACCTGTGGCTATTCTATGTATCTCGTGATAAATACTTTGGTACAGAGTGGTGGCATAACAGTTGTAGTCAGGTTGAGTTCTTGTTCGAAACCAGAGGGCCGGGTCTGAAGGTGAAGGAGTGTGGAGTCCGTCTTATATATGGGCAAGATGTGCAAGAGTTGAACCAAACAACCACTCAATCAAGCAGTGGGATGTTTCCTTATGAGGATATATTGATTGGTTTTGACATTCCAGTTGCAGGAGAAACCAGTGGCACTGGTAGCAGAACTTGCACGCTTGAAGAATTGTAG